A genomic region of Streptomyces diastaticus subsp. diastaticus contains the following coding sequences:
- a CDS encoding AraC family transcriptional regulator, whose product MSDPLTDLVGLLRPRTVLWKRIDAAGEWAVGFTAAHGVKFGVLTRGNCLLLADGPPLRLNAGDFLLLCGPAPFRFASGPDVRPVEGEALLAEVSDNVIRLGSNTDDPVRLIGGAFLLEPADHDLLHHLVPDRIHLPGTADGTARIARLLDLIGDEATADRPGAAFVLPRLVEVMLVEALRSERVTPPRGMLRALRDPNLGAALLAFHADVRHPWTVAELATAAHLSRTVFAARFAEQVGTTPVAYVLAWRMALAKDALTHSDQTIEEIARTVGYGSASAFSNAFHRFTGSRPGRDRRLLHAAGEAAGESATSMVNRHATPNAGWMPSRRG is encoded by the coding sequence ATGTCCGATCCGCTGACCGATCTGGTCGGACTCCTGCGACCACGCACCGTGCTCTGGAAACGCATCGACGCCGCGGGGGAGTGGGCAGTCGGCTTCACCGCCGCCCACGGCGTCAAGTTCGGCGTGCTCACCCGCGGGAACTGTCTGCTGCTGGCCGACGGTCCGCCGCTGCGCCTCAACGCCGGCGACTTCCTGCTGCTGTGCGGCCCGGCCCCCTTCCGCTTCGCGAGCGGACCTGATGTCCGCCCCGTCGAGGGCGAGGCGCTGCTCGCCGAGGTCTCTGACAACGTGATCCGCCTCGGGTCGAACACAGACGACCCCGTCCGCCTCATCGGCGGCGCCTTTCTTCTCGAACCGGCCGACCACGATCTCCTGCATCACCTCGTACCCGACCGCATCCACCTACCAGGAACAGCCGACGGCACCGCACGCATCGCCCGCCTGCTCGACCTGATCGGCGACGAAGCCACCGCCGACCGGCCCGGTGCCGCGTTCGTCCTGCCTCGCCTGGTCGAGGTCATGCTCGTCGAAGCGCTGCGAAGCGAGCGGGTCACCCCGCCTCGGGGCATGCTCCGCGCCTTGCGCGACCCGAACCTCGGCGCCGCCCTCCTGGCCTTCCACGCCGATGTCCGCCACCCCTGGACCGTCGCCGAGCTGGCGACGGCGGCACACCTGTCCCGCACGGTCTTCGCCGCCCGCTTCGCCGAACAGGTCGGCACCACCCCCGTCGCCTACGTGCTGGCCTGGCGCATGGCGCTGGCCAAAGACGCTCTGACCCACAGTGATCAGACCATCGAGGAGATCGCCCGCACAGTCGGCTACGGCTCGGCGAGCGCCTTCAGCAACGCGTTCCACCGTTTCACCGGCTCACGCCCCGGCAGGGACAGGCGTCTCCTCCATGCGGCGGGAGAGGCGGCGGGCGAGTCGGCCACATCCATGGTGAACCGGCACGCAACGCCGAATGCCGGGTGGATGCCCAGCCGGCGGGGCTGA
- a CDS encoding ABC transporter permease produces the protein MSAPAPATPSGPADERLITRSPLKKLLGRPELGAVVGAVAVFLFFVFAADSFLQVSSLTTVLYAASTIGIMAVPVALLMIGGEFDLSTGVAVTSSALVSSMFSYQMTANVWVGVGVSLLVTLAIGLFNGMLLTRTRLPSFIITLGTFLMLTGLNLGLTKLISGTVSTKSISDMEGFDSAKAVFASTLTLGSVHIKITVLWWLALVALATWILLRTRYGNWIFAAGGDADAARAVGVPVRATKIGLYLGVALGAWISGQHLLFSFDVVQSGEGVGNELIYIIAAVIGGCLITGGYGSAIGSAVGALIFGMTSKGIVYAEWNPDWFKFFLGAMLLLATLLNHWVRKRAEETA, from the coding sequence ATGAGCGCGCCCGCCCCCGCCACCCCCTCCGGCCCAGCGGACGAGCGGCTGATCACCCGATCCCCCCTGAAGAAGCTCCTCGGCCGCCCCGAGCTGGGCGCGGTCGTCGGCGCCGTCGCGGTCTTCCTCTTCTTCGTCTTCGCCGCCGACAGCTTCCTCCAGGTCTCCAGCCTCACCACGGTCCTCTACGCGGCCTCCACCATCGGGATCATGGCGGTGCCGGTGGCGCTGCTGATGATCGGCGGCGAGTTCGACCTCTCCACCGGCGTCGCCGTGACCAGCTCGGCGCTGGTCTCCTCGATGTTCAGCTACCAGATGACCGCCAACGTCTGGGTCGGTGTCGGCGTCTCCCTGCTGGTCACGCTCGCCATCGGGCTCTTCAACGGGATGCTGCTGACCCGCACCAGGCTGCCCAGCTTCATCATCACGCTCGGCACCTTCCTGATGCTGACCGGCCTGAACCTCGGTCTGACCAAGCTCATCAGCGGCACGGTCTCCACCAAGTCGATCTCCGACATGGAGGGCTTCGACTCCGCCAAGGCGGTCTTCGCCTCCACCCTCACGCTCGGCTCGGTGCACATCAAGATCACCGTGCTGTGGTGGCTCGCCCTGGTCGCCCTCGCCACCTGGATCCTGCTCCGCACCCGGTACGGCAACTGGATCTTCGCGGCCGGCGGCGACGCCGACGCGGCCCGCGCGGTCGGCGTGCCGGTGCGCGCCACCAAGATCGGCCTCTACCTGGGTGTGGCCCTCGGCGCCTGGATCTCGGGCCAGCACCTGCTCTTCTCCTTCGACGTGGTGCAGTCCGGCGAAGGCGTGGGCAACGAGCTGATCTACATCATCGCGGCCGTCATCGGCGGCTGCCTCATCACCGGCGGCTACGGTTCCGCGATCGGCTCCGCCGTCGGCGCGCTGATCTTCGGCATGACCAGCAAGGGCATCGTCTACGCCGAGTGGAACCCCGACTGGTTCAAGTTCTTCCTCGGAGCGATGCTGCTGCTGGCGACCCTGCTCAACCACTGGGTCCGCAAGCGGGCGGAGGAGACGGCATGA
- a CDS encoding DEAD/DEAH box helicase: MSGDAGRTGGPERAAVTFLPAVLPRRGRLAWWSPEGGAPPRDTGATTTLTVARARGATVRRAEARAAVLGVEDGLAALLADPAPSPSAACWQGAARFALDLVARGRLLPGLTETDEDAWRAGPLDADDLLRLRALAAALPPEGHPVALEGRSPLMVADPEALLRSFLDAVADTLPRTPAAADALGAPFAATAPQRLPQARGWAALAAAGQDAGVSLSLRLDLSAYGLFDPEGEDGRRGAGAAVLQAHSLADPTRVADAAALWSGERLPGFGPRARIDAALALRRAARVWAPLERLADQPVPDVLSLDDAELSDLLGAAAERLRAAGVPVHWPRELARELTAEAEVRGAPGSATDGTPFFDADRLLEFRWQVALGGERLSEAEMDELAEAHRPVVRLRDQWVVVDPDVVRRARKRDLGLLDPVDALGVALTGTAEVEGEQVRAVPVGALAALRDRLTTPPGDVRPPPGLNATLRDYQLRGLGWLELMTSLGLGGCLADDMGLGKTVTLIALHLKRAGTGPTLVVCPASLLGNWEREITRFAPGVPVRRYHGQGRSLGDVADGFLLTTYGTMRSSAESLASVRWGLVVADEAQHVKNPHSATALALRTLPAAARVALTGTPVENNLSELWALLDWTTPGLLGPLTAFRARHARLVESGEDPEAAERLARLVRPFLLRRRKSDPGVVPELPPKTETDRPVPLTREQASLYEAVVRESMAAIERSEGIARRGLVLKLLTSLKQICNHPAQFLKEGPARLEGRSGKLALLDELLDTLLAEDCSALLFTQYVGMAELIGAHLAARAVPAELLHGGTPVAERERMVDRFQEGRTPVLVLSLKAAGTGLNLTRASHVFHYDRWWNPAVEEQATDRAHRIGQTRPVQVHRLITEGTVEDRIAELLSAKRALADAVLGSGEGALTELTDRELTDLVSLRRTS, from the coding sequence GTGAGCGGCGACGCGGGCCGCACCGGAGGCCCGGAGCGGGCGGCCGTCACCTTCCTGCCCGCCGTGCTGCCCCGCCGCGGCCGCCTCGCCTGGTGGTCGCCCGAGGGCGGCGCGCCGCCACGCGACACCGGCGCCACCACCACCCTCACCGTCGCCCGGGCCCGGGGCGCCACCGTGCGCCGCGCCGAGGCGCGGGCCGCCGTCCTCGGCGTCGAGGACGGCCTCGCCGCCCTGCTCGCCGACCCCGCCCCGAGCCCGTCCGCCGCCTGCTGGCAGGGCGCGGCCCGGTTCGCTCTCGACCTCGTCGCCCGGGGCCGCCTGCTGCCGGGCCTCACCGAGACCGACGAGGACGCCTGGCGCGCGGGTCCACTGGACGCCGACGACCTCCTCCGGCTGCGGGCCCTGGCCGCCGCCCTCCCGCCCGAGGGCCACCCGGTCGCGCTGGAGGGCCGCTCCCCGCTCATGGTCGCCGACCCCGAGGCGCTGCTGCGTTCCTTCCTCGACGCGGTCGCCGACACCCTGCCCCGCACCCCGGCCGCCGCCGACGCCCTCGGCGCGCCCTTCGCCGCCACCGCCCCCCAGCGTCTGCCCCAGGCGCGCGGCTGGGCCGCGCTGGCCGCCGCCGGGCAGGACGCCGGGGTCAGCCTCTCGCTCCGCCTCGACCTCTCCGCGTACGGCCTCTTCGACCCCGAGGGCGAGGACGGCCGCCGGGGCGCCGGAGCCGCCGTCCTCCAGGCGCACAGCCTCGCCGACCCCACCCGGGTCGCCGATGCCGCCGCGCTCTGGTCGGGGGAACGCCTGCCCGGCTTCGGCCCGCGCGCCCGGATCGACGCGGCGCTCGCCCTGCGCCGCGCCGCCCGCGTGTGGGCGCCGTTGGAACGCCTCGCCGACCAGCCCGTCCCGGACGTGCTCTCCCTGGACGACGCGGAACTCTCCGACCTCCTCGGGGCCGCCGCCGAGCGGCTGCGCGCCGCCGGGGTCCCCGTGCACTGGCCGAGGGAACTGGCCCGGGAACTGACCGCCGAGGCCGAGGTGCGCGGCGCGCCCGGCTCCGCCACCGACGGCACGCCGTTCTTCGACGCCGACCGGCTTTTGGAGTTCCGCTGGCAGGTCGCGCTCGGCGGGGAGCGGCTCAGCGAGGCCGAGATGGACGAACTGGCCGAGGCCCACCGACCGGTGGTGCGGCTGCGCGACCAGTGGGTGGTGGTCGACCCGGACGTGGTACGCCGGGCCCGCAAACGCGACCTCGGCCTCCTCGACCCGGTCGACGCCCTCGGCGTGGCCCTCACCGGCACCGCCGAGGTCGAGGGCGAACAGGTTCGGGCCGTCCCCGTCGGCGCGCTCGCCGCCCTCCGTGACCGGCTCACCACCCCGCCCGGCGACGTGCGGCCGCCGCCCGGGCTGAACGCCACCCTCCGCGACTACCAGCTGCGCGGTCTCGGCTGGCTGGAGCTGATGACCTCACTCGGTCTCGGTGGCTGCCTCGCCGACGACATGGGCCTCGGCAAGACGGTCACCCTCATCGCCCTGCACCTCAAGCGGGCCGGTACCGGACCGACCCTGGTGGTCTGCCCCGCCTCCCTGCTCGGCAACTGGGAGCGCGAGATCACCCGCTTCGCCCCCGGTGTGCCCGTCCGCCGCTACCACGGGCAGGGCCGCAGCCTCGGCGACGTGGCCGACGGCTTCCTCCTCACCACCTACGGAACCATGCGCTCCAGCGCCGAGTCGCTCGCCTCCGTCCGCTGGGGCCTGGTCGTCGCCGACGAGGCCCAGCACGTCAAGAACCCGCACTCGGCCACCGCCCTGGCGCTGCGCACCCTCCCCGCCGCCGCCCGGGTCGCGCTCACCGGCACGCCCGTCGAGAACAACCTCTCCGAACTCTGGGCTCTCCTCGACTGGACCACCCCCGGCCTGCTCGGCCCGCTCACCGCCTTCCGCGCCCGGCACGCCCGGCTCGTCGAGTCCGGCGAGGACCCGGAGGCGGCCGAGCGGCTGGCCCGCCTGGTCCGGCCCTTCCTGCTGCGCCGCCGCAAGTCCGACCCGGGCGTCGTCCCGGAACTGCCGCCCAAGACCGAGACCGACCGGCCGGTGCCGCTCACCCGCGAACAGGCCTCGCTCTACGAGGCGGTGGTCCGCGAGTCGATGGCCGCCATCGAACGTTCCGAGGGCATCGCCCGCCGCGGCCTGGTCCTCAAACTCCTCACCTCCCTGAAGCAGATCTGCAACCACCCCGCGCAGTTCCTCAAGGAGGGCCCCGCCCGGCTGGAGGGCCGCTCCGGCAAGCTGGCCCTGCTCGACGAACTCCTCGACACGCTCCTCGCCGAGGACTGCTCGGCCCTGCTCTTCACCCAGTACGTCGGCATGGCCGAGCTGATCGGCGCGCACCTCGCCGCCCGCGCCGTCCCCGCCGAACTCCTGCACGGCGGCACGCCGGTCGCCGAACGCGAGCGGATGGTCGACCGCTTCCAGGAGGGCCGTACCCCCGTCCTCGTCCTCTCCCTGAAGGCCGCCGGGACCGGGCTGAACCTGACCCGCGCCTCGCACGTCTTCCACTACGACCGCTGGTGGAACCCGGCGGTCGAGGAGCAGGCCACCGACCGTGCCCACCGGATCGGCCAGACCCGGCCCGTCCAGGTCCACCGGCTGATCACCGAAGGCACCGTGGAGGACCGCATCGCCGAGCTCCTGAGCGCCAAGCGGGCCCTCGCCGACGCCGTCCTCGGCTCCGGCGAGGGCGCCCTCACCGAACTCACCGACCGTGAACTGACCGACCTCGTCTCCCTGCGCAGGACCTCGTGA
- a CDS encoding MBL fold metallo-hydrolase produces the protein MSECETTEVADGVFFVSSGPVNWTLLVEGDAVTVVDTGFPAQLADVEASVRAVGRDPRAIEAVLITHAHVDHLGCAQQLSQNHGAPVFVHPEELAHVRGQVRESVTPARVLANVWRPGALRWISSIRRLGVASPARVDQPQPFPTPGALDCPGRPVPVPTPGHTSGHSAFHLPQHGVVITGDALVTGHAISRRTGPQSLPKLFHHDRAAATRSLHTLAALDADTALPGHGAAHHGPVADAVAPLLG, from the coding sequence ATGAGCGAATGCGAAACGACAGAGGTCGCTGACGGTGTGTTCTTCGTCAGCTCTGGTCCGGTCAACTGGACACTGCTGGTCGAGGGTGACGCGGTCACCGTCGTCGACACCGGCTTCCCCGCACAGCTCGCCGATGTGGAGGCGTCCGTCCGCGCCGTGGGGCGCGACCCACGCGCGATCGAAGCAGTGCTGATCACCCACGCCCACGTGGATCACCTCGGTTGCGCGCAGCAGCTCAGCCAGAACCATGGCGCTCCGGTCTTCGTTCACCCCGAGGAACTGGCCCACGTCCGTGGGCAGGTCCGCGAGAGCGTGACCCCGGCCCGCGTGCTCGCCAACGTGTGGCGGCCCGGCGCCCTGCGCTGGATCTCGTCCATCCGGCGTCTGGGGGTCGCTTCACCTGCCCGCGTCGACCAGCCGCAGCCGTTTCCCACGCCGGGGGCGCTGGACTGCCCTGGGCGCCCGGTGCCCGTGCCCACTCCCGGCCACACCTCCGGCCACTCAGCCTTCCACCTCCCCCAGCACGGCGTGGTGATCACCGGGGACGCGTTGGTGACCGGGCACGCGATCAGCCGCCGCACCGGGCCGCAGTCGCTGCCGAAGCTGTTCCACCACGACCGGGCCGCCGCCACCCGGTCCCTGCACACGCTCGCTGCCCTCGACGCCGACACCGCCCTGCCCGGGCACGGGGCCGCGCATCACGGGCCCGTCGCCGACGCCGTCGCACCCCTGCTCGGCTGA
- a CDS encoding ROK family glucokinase has product MSTYRDLAHRGSARATVLRTVGTRERRSHLTAPRVPTVGIDIGGTKVMAGVVDADGTILEQLRAETPDKSKSPRVVEDTIVELVLDLSDRHDVHAVGIGAAGWVDADRNRVLFAPHLSWRNEPLRDRLSGRLAVPVMVDNDANAAAWAEWRFGAGRGEDHLVMITLGTGIGGAILEDGQVKRGEYGVAGEFGHMQVVPGGHRCPCGNRGCWEQYSSGNALVREARELAAADSPVAYNLIDRVQGNVHDITGPLITQLAREGDAMCVELLGDIGQWLGVGIANLAAALDPSCFVVGGGVSAADDLLILPARDAFRRQLTGRGYRPEARIARAQLGPEAGMVGAADLARLVARRFRRAKRRRVERYERYERYAQGRRAADEQTAATSQETPS; this is encoded by the coding sequence ATGAGCACCTACCGCGACCTCGCACACCGCGGCTCCGCACGGGCCACCGTCCTGCGCACCGTCGGCACGCGGGAGAGGCGGTCCCACCTGACCGCGCCCCGGGTGCCGACCGTCGGCATCGACATCGGCGGCACGAAGGTGATGGCGGGCGTCGTGGACGCCGACGGCACCATCCTCGAACAGCTCAGGGCCGAGACGCCCGACAAGTCGAAGAGCCCCAGGGTCGTCGAGGACACCATCGTCGAACTGGTGCTGGACCTCTCCGACCGGCACGACGTGCACGCCGTCGGCATCGGCGCGGCCGGCTGGGTCGACGCCGACCGCAACCGGGTCCTCTTCGCCCCCCACCTCTCCTGGCGCAACGAGCCGCTGCGCGACCGCCTCTCCGGCCGGCTCGCCGTCCCCGTCATGGTCGACAACGACGCCAACGCCGCCGCCTGGGCCGAATGGCGCTTCGGAGCCGGACGTGGCGAGGACCACCTGGTGATGATCACCCTGGGCACCGGCATCGGTGGCGCCATCCTGGAGGACGGCCAGGTCAAACGCGGCGAGTACGGCGTCGCCGGGGAGTTCGGCCACATGCAGGTCGTCCCGGGCGGCCACCGCTGCCCGTGCGGCAACCGCGGCTGCTGGGAGCAGTACAGCTCCGGCAACGCCCTGGTCCGCGAGGCCCGCGAGCTGGCCGCCGCCGACTCCCCGGTCGCGTACAACCTCATCGACCGGGTCCAGGGCAACGTCCACGACATCACCGGGCCCCTCATCACCCAGCTCGCCCGGGAGGGCGACGCGATGTGCGTGGAGCTGCTCGGGGACATCGGGCAGTGGCTCGGCGTCGGCATCGCCAACCTCGCCGCCGCCCTCGACCCGTCCTGCTTCGTGGTGGGCGGCGGCGTCAGCGCCGCCGACGACCTGCTGATCCTCCCGGCCCGCGACGCCTTCCGCCGTCAGCTCACCGGCCGCGGCTACCGCCCCGAGGCCCGCATCGCCCGCGCCCAGCTCGGCCCCGAGGCGGGCATGGTCGGCGCGGCCGACCTCGCCCGCCTGGTCGCCCGCCGCTTCCGCCGCGCCAAGCGCCGCCGCGTCGAACGGTACGAACGCTACGAGCGGTACGCCCAGGGCCGCCGCGCGGCCGACGAGCAGACCGCCGCCACCAGCCAGGAAACCCCGTCATGA
- a CDS encoding SWIM zinc finger family protein, whose protein sequence is MNRPTGARARASADGLRRTFPAQPAGDGAATTWWGRAWVTALTEQSRDPGRLARGSDYAARGSVDAVTVTPGLVLAYVHGSRPRPYRARLRVRPLTDEQWEHLLDHIADHPAHLAALLDREIPPALAEGPVPLLPGAGDLIPDCTCPDPVRPCKHAAALCHRTARLLDHDPFVLLLLRGRGEDDLVDTLTRLSVTRAAPDPTGTGDFDDAQTEDPYRPPALPGVRARDVLAAGPRPPLPPPPRVLDGPLPPPPYPGGHGGPDPLALDQLATQAAARAHALLATGRDPLAGLGHWADAVRIAAARPGSGLTSAARDLYARLARAAGRDVTALHRAVAAWQLGGEAGLVALEEPWDPPAGPFDRARPALLAAGHPRPRPERNRLTHPAGDRQLRLGRDGLWYGYVSDPGRDDWWPTGCPGVDPVAVFAALPGGGA, encoded by the coding sequence GTGAACCGCCCCACCGGCGCCCGCGCCCGAGCCTCCGCCGACGGCCTGCGCCGTACCTTCCCCGCCCAGCCGGCCGGGGACGGCGCCGCCACCACCTGGTGGGGCCGCGCCTGGGTCACGGCACTCACCGAGCAGTCCCGCGACCCGGGACGCCTGGCACGCGGCAGCGACTACGCCGCGCGGGGCAGCGTCGACGCGGTCACCGTCACCCCGGGCCTGGTCCTCGCCTACGTGCACGGCAGCCGGCCCCGCCCCTACCGGGCCCGGCTGCGGGTCCGCCCGCTCACCGACGAGCAGTGGGAACACCTCCTCGACCACATCGCCGACCACCCCGCCCACCTCGCCGCCCTCCTCGACCGCGAAATCCCGCCCGCCCTCGCCGAGGGGCCGGTGCCGCTGCTGCCCGGCGCGGGCGACCTCATCCCCGACTGCACCTGCCCCGACCCGGTCCGGCCCTGCAAGCACGCGGCGGCGCTCTGCCACCGCACCGCCCGCCTCCTCGACCACGACCCGTTCGTCCTGCTCCTCCTGCGCGGCCGGGGCGAGGACGACCTGGTCGACACCCTGACCCGGCTCAGCGTCACCCGCGCCGCACCGGACCCCACCGGTACCGGCGACTTTGACGACGCGCAGACCGAGGACCCGTACCGCCCGCCCGCGCTGCCCGGCGTCCGCGCCCGTGACGTACTCGCCGCCGGGCCCCGCCCGCCACTGCCGCCTCCGCCGCGCGTCCTGGACGGCCCGCTGCCCCCGCCGCCGTACCCCGGGGGCCACGGCGGGCCCGACCCGCTCGCCCTCGACCAGCTCGCCACCCAGGCCGCCGCCCGGGCGCACGCCCTGCTGGCCACCGGCCGCGACCCGCTCGCCGGGCTGGGCCACTGGGCCGACGCGGTCCGCATCGCCGCCGCCCGCCCCGGCTCCGGCCTCACCTCGGCCGCCCGCGACCTGTACGCCCGGCTGGCCCGCGCCGCCGGACGGGACGTCACCGCCCTGCACCGCGCCGTCGCCGCCTGGCAACTCGGCGGCGAGGCGGGCCTGGTCGCGCTCGAGGAGCCCTGGGACCCGCCCGCCGGCCCGTTCGACCGGGCCCGCCCCGCCCTCCTGGCCGCGGGCCACCCGCGCCCGCGCCCCGAACGCAACCGCCTCACCCACCCCGCCGGCGACCGCCAGCTCCGCCTGGGCCGCGACGGCCTCTGGTACGGCTACGTCTCCGACCCCGGCCGTGACGACTGGTGGCCCACCGGCTGCCCGGGCGTGGACCCGGTCGCGGTGTTCGCCGCGCTGCCGGGCGGCGGGGCCTGA
- a CDS encoding sugar kinase, with protein MSLSSPTEPKPGPDAAPPPPTREQRRRTVRRRWITAIVIVLLIGVPAGYLLVSAGQSRDSGRDKERKWSATGLTAGWPSQVQRRIYQVPIPPNAWHVAYYETNNWKTSRLYVQFRTTEDQLAAFLATYGTTPEELKHGEVTISARNQAVTGWDFGVFGPWSGLTHQQDDPLPTHNVTVTRKPTGEALVYVVATSTP; from the coding sequence ATGAGCCTTTCCAGCCCCACCGAGCCCAAGCCGGGGCCGGACGCGGCGCCCCCGCCGCCCACCCGCGAGCAGCGCCGCCGCACCGTGCGCAGGCGGTGGATCACCGCCATCGTCATCGTGCTGCTCATCGGCGTGCCCGCCGGATACCTGCTGGTCTCCGCCGGCCAGAGCCGCGACAGCGGCCGCGACAAGGAACGCAAGTGGTCGGCGACCGGCCTCACCGCCGGCTGGCCCTCGCAGGTGCAGCGCCGCATCTACCAGGTCCCGATCCCGCCCAACGCCTGGCACGTCGCGTACTACGAGACCAACAACTGGAAGACCAGCCGCCTCTACGTGCAGTTCCGCACCACCGAGGACCAACTGGCCGCCTTCCTCGCCACCTACGGCACCACTCCCGAGGAGCTGAAGCACGGCGAGGTCACCATCAGCGCCCGCAACCAGGCCGTCACCGGCTGGGACTTCGGCGTCTTCGGCCCCTGGTCCGGCCTCACGCACCAGCAGGACGACCCGCTCCCCACCCACAACGTGACCGTCACCCGCAAGCCGACCGGCGAGGCCCTCGTCTACGTGGTCGCCACCAGCACGCCGTGA
- a CDS encoding ATP-binding cassette domain-containing protein, with protein sequence MNAHPAPTVAGATGETGPLVELADVSKFYGNVRALEDVSLEVHAGEITCVLGDNGAGKSTLIKIIAGLHPHDGGTLRVAGEETRLASPRQALDRGIATVYQDLAVVPLMPVWRNFFLGSEPTTGKGPFRRMDVRFMRETARAELARMGIDLRDVDQPIGTLSGGERQCVAIARAVYFGARVLVLDEPTAALGVKQSGVVLRYVAAARDAGLGVVLITHNPHHAYLVGDRFVLLKRGAMAGSHLKGDIDLDELTRQMAGGSDLDELGEALERAPVPDHLGGAAARGREPGGR encoded by the coding sequence ATGAACGCGCATCCCGCACCCACCGTGGCCGGGGCCACGGGCGAGACCGGCCCCCTGGTCGAGCTGGCCGACGTCAGCAAGTTCTACGGCAACGTGCGCGCCCTGGAGGACGTCTCGCTGGAGGTCCACGCGGGCGAGATCACCTGCGTCCTCGGCGACAACGGCGCCGGCAAGTCCACCCTCATCAAGATCATCGCGGGGCTGCACCCGCACGACGGCGGCACCCTGCGCGTCGCGGGCGAGGAGACCCGCCTCGCCTCGCCGCGCCAGGCCCTGGACCGGGGCATCGCCACCGTCTACCAGGACCTCGCCGTGGTCCCGCTGATGCCGGTCTGGCGGAACTTCTTCCTCGGCTCCGAGCCGACCACCGGCAAGGGCCCCTTCCGCCGCATGGACGTCCGCTTCATGCGCGAGACCGCCCGCGCCGAGCTGGCCCGGATGGGCATCGACCTGCGCGACGTCGACCAGCCCATCGGCACCCTCTCCGGCGGTGAGCGCCAGTGCGTGGCCATCGCCCGGGCCGTCTACTTCGGCGCCAGGGTCCTCGTCCTGGACGAGCCCACCGCCGCCCTCGGCGTCAAGCAGTCCGGGGTCGTCCTCCGGTACGTCGCCGCCGCGCGTGACGCGGGCCTCGGTGTCGTCCTCATCACGCACAATCCGCACCACGCCTACCTCGTCGGGGACCGCTTCGTGCTGCTCAAGCGGGGTGCCATGGCCGGCAGTCACCTGAAGGGCGACATCGACCTGGACGAGCTGACCCGGCAGATGGCGGGCGGCTCCGACCTGGACGAACTGGGCGAGGCGCTGGAGCGGGCCCCCGTCCCCGACCACCTCGGCGGGGCCGCCGCGCGCGGCCGGGAGCCCGGCGGCCGGTGA
- a CDS encoding sugar ABC transporter substrate-binding protein — translation MARFRTWVSIALAGVLGASLAGCSSTGGKRAEDAAKAEAAQGRAAVDTPRWTFAMVTHSGDGDTFWDIVQKGAQQAAAKDNIKFLYSHHDEAQQQAQLVDAAIDKKVDGLIVTLAKPGAMKAAVERAVKAGIPVVTVNSGSEKSKEFGALTHIGQDEEIAGEAVGEELNERGRKKALCVLHEQGNVGHEQRCDGVRESFDGKLVNLYVDGTNMPDTQAAIEARLQTDKSLDSVVTLGAPFADAAVKAKEGASSKAEINTFDLNAKVAQGLKDGTLGFSVDQQPYLQGYEAVDLLWLYHYNADVLGGGQPVLTGPQIITEKDADALADYTKRGTR, via the coding sequence GTGGCACGGTTTCGGACCTGGGTAAGCATCGCGCTCGCAGGGGTTCTCGGCGCATCCCTCGCCGGGTGCAGCAGTACGGGCGGCAAGCGCGCCGAGGACGCGGCCAAGGCCGAGGCGGCCCAGGGGAGGGCCGCGGTGGACACGCCCCGCTGGACCTTCGCCATGGTCACCCACTCCGGCGACGGCGACACCTTCTGGGACATCGTCCAGAAGGGCGCCCAGCAGGCCGCCGCCAAGGACAACATCAAGTTCCTCTACTCGCACCACGACGAGGCCCAGCAGCAGGCGCAGCTGGTCGACGCCGCCATCGACAAGAAGGTCGACGGGCTGATCGTCACCCTCGCCAAGCCCGGCGCGATGAAGGCCGCCGTCGAGCGGGCCGTGAAGGCCGGCATCCCGGTCGTCACCGTCAACTCCGGCTCCGAGAAGTCCAAGGAGTTCGGCGCGCTGACCCACATCGGGCAGGACGAGGAGATCGCCGGTGAGGCGGTCGGCGAGGAGCTGAACGAGCGCGGCCGCAAGAAGGCCCTCTGCGTCCTGCACGAACAGGGCAACGTCGGCCACGAGCAGCGCTGCGACGGCGTCCGCGAGAGCTTCGACGGCAAGCTGGTCAACCTCTACGTCGACGGCACCAACATGCCCGACACGCAGGCCGCCATCGAGGCCCGGCTCCAGACCGACAAGAGCCTCGACTCCGTGGTGACCCTCGGCGCCCCCTTCGCGGACGCCGCCGTCAAGGCCAAGGAGGGCGCCTCCAGCAAGGCCGAGATCAACACCTTCGACCTCAACGCCAAGGTCGCCCAGGGGCTGAAGGACGGCACCCTCGGCTTCTCGGTCGACCAGCAGCCCTACCTCCAGGGGTACGAGGCGGTCGACCTGCTCTGGCTGTACCACTACAACGCGGACGTCCTCGGCGGCGGCCAGCCGGTCCTCACCGGCCCGCAGATCATCACCGAGAAGGACGCCGACGCCCTCGCCGACTACACCAAGCGGGGCACCCGATGA